Genomic segment of uncultured Desulfobacter sp.:
ACCCGGCTTTTTGGCTGACGTTTGGCATTCAATGGCGTCGAGTTCCAAAAGGGTATCAAACCCATCTTTTATGCTTTTGGGCGCAGGCGGGTCAATGAAAGGGAAGGTGGAAACATCGCCAAGCTGCAGGGCAATCATGCGTAAAATAACTTCGGCCAGGTTGGAGCGTAGAATTTCAGGCGTTGTGAAAAAAGGGCGGCCGTTGAAGTCATCTTCGTCATAAAGCCTGATGCACACCCCGTTTTCCACACGGCCGCACCGGCCCATGCGCTGGTTGGCGCTGGACTGGGACACGGGGCTGACCGGCAGTGCCGTGGTTCGGGTCCGTGGTGAATAGGCGGGGATCCGGGCAAGTCCTGTGTCCACCACATACTTGATGCCGGGGATGGTCAATGACGTTTCAGCCACATTGGTGGCGATCACCACCTTCCTGCCGGGACCATTGGAAAATACTTTTGCCTGCTCGCCGGCAGACAATCGTGCAAACAAGGGTAAAATGGTGACACCGCCAAAGTTTTTGCCTTTAAGTATCTCCATGGTTTCGCCGATATCCTGTTCTGTGGGCATGAATATCAGGATATCCCCGGTGCGGGTACGTATTAAAAGCTCTGCGACCTGTGCGGCGGCAGCCTCCACATAGCCCTGGTCATCCGGGGCACTGGTGGAATCACCCGAGGTATTGTCATCTTCAATGGGGGCATAGATCAGTTCCACCGGATACATCCGGCCCGACACCTCAATCACCGGCGCATTGTCAAAGGCCTTGGAAAATTTTTCCGTATCAATGGTGGCACTGGTGATGATCAGTTTGAGATCACTGCGTTTTTTGACAAGGCCGCGCAAAATGCCCAGAACAAAATCAATATTAAGGCTGCGCTCATGGGCCTCATCCACAATCAGGGTGTCATACCGGTTTAAAAAACGGTCCTGCTGGGTTTCGGCCAGCAAAATGCCGTCGGTCATCAGTTTGATATAGGCATTGTCCGGTGTGTGGTCATCAAACCGGATTTTATATCCCACCGATTGGCCTAAAGATTCGTTGAGTTCAAAGGCAATGCGTTTGGCCACGGTCATGGCGGCAATGCGCCGGGGCTGGGTACAGCCGATCATGCCTGAAATACCTCTGCCGGCTTCCAGGCATAATTTGGGAATCTGGGTGGTTTTACCCGATCCGGTTTCACCTGAAATGATCACCACAGGATGATCCTGATCCTGTATGGCCTTGATGATCTCTTCTTTTTTGCCGTTTATGGGCAAATCCGGGTCAAAGCGGATGTTTTGGGGCCGGTTGTCCAGGCGCTGCTGCCGGGCGTCTGCAGAGGCCTGGGCTTTTAAGAGTGTATTTTTTAAAAAATTTTGACCTTGCCCTTGCCTGGGTTTTGCTGTGCTGCGCAGGGATCTTGCCAGCATATACCGGTCCTTGCACATGGCTTTGGGTATGAGTGCTTTAATCTGATCTGAAATTGACATAATACCGCAAATAGTAGCCAAGGATTTCAAAATGTCAAATAAAGCGTTTGTTACAGCCGGTCATTTTTTTTATTGACATGCATTTTGGAATAGGGGAATAAAAGCAGTACCTGAATCGTTGGGATTATTTCCGGGGCAAAAGGGACGTGTTAACAGTAAAATCACTTTATTTACAGCGCGTGTGATCCTTGCGGTATCCTTAAAAAAGCCGCTAAATCGCCCTGCAGATTGCGTGGCTATATGTTTGCCTCTACACTTTAATTATGATAAGAAAATTGGATTATGACTCAGATCATCAGTATTGCCAATCAGAAGGGTGGGGTGGGCAAAACCACCACAGCGGTTAATCTGGCGGCTTCCCTTGCCAACCTGAAAAAAAAAGTGCTGCTTGTGGATTGTGATTCCCAGGCCAACGCCACAACGGCTCTCGGGGTGGATAAACCCAGTCTTGAAGCCTCTTTGTATGACGGTTTGATCGGTGAATCCGGCATCGAAGATATGCTTTTACCCACCATGCTCAAGGGAATGACCCTGGTGCCTGCCAATGTTGATCTCATTGGATTTGAAGTGGAAATGATGTCCGATCCCAAAAGGCATGCCCGGCTTAAGGAGCTTCTGGTTCCCGTGGTTGATAAATTTGATTTCATTATCATCGACTGTCCGCCTGCCTTAAGTCTGCTGACGCTGAATGCGTTTTCCGCAAGTGATTCGGTTGTCATACCGTT
This window contains:
- a CDS encoding ParA family protein, encoding MTQIISIANQKGGVGKTTTAVNLAASLANLKKKVLLVDCDSQANATTALGVDKPSLEASLYDGLIGESGIEDMLLPTMLKGMTLVPANVDLIGFEVEMMSDPKRHARLKELLVPVVDKFDFIIIDCPPALSLLTLNAFSASDSVVIPLQSEFFALEGLGQLLDTIKRIKNAFNADLMIKGILLTMFDRRTNLSQNVVDDARQYFKDLVFKTKIPRNVKLGEAPSYGLPVILYDKTSPGAKSYMSFARELLKRS